Genomic window (Thermotoga sp. SG1):
GATGCTCATGCTCGTCTGGGCAGGTTTTCAGGCACCGTTCTTTTTCTCCGTTGGCTACAAATTAGGAACATCGGAGGCCGTGAGTTATTTCTCAAAACTCATCGCAGGCACCCTTCTTCTTGTCTCCTCCAGGTATCTGAGAAGTGAGCGCCTCCATACCATATAAAAAACCCCCGCTCGTGCGGGGGTTTTGTTCTTCACTGAGCAGGATCGTACACAACTTCAATGGTAGAATTGTTTCCTTGCCATCCTTGGGGTGTACCATCTTCAAAGTCGGTCTTCAACACAACCTCTCCAGCTTCGTCTTTGATCACAAAGTCATCGAAGTAAAAGACGATACCAGAAGTCTGAGGTTCGATGTAGATGTCCGATGGAGCCCCGTCGGCGGAATTGAGCATGTAGGTTGCCTCAATAGTCACCCATGTTGCCGGAGGAACTTCTCTTTCGTGGAACACGGGTTTGTATTGATTCTCTGCAGTTTTCAGTGTAAGGTTGAACTTCACGGAGGTAGCCTCTTCATGGTAGATCCTGACGCTGTAGGTATAAGTGGCATCTGTGCTGATGTAATTTTCTATATTGTAGAACCATGCTGTTTTCCAAGTTTCGTCACCTG
Coding sequences:
- a CDS encoding carbohydrate binding domain-containing protein, with protein sequence MKKWFLVSVLGVFVFLVILSGCVSMPGAEGGVSNRVLKVETGDETWKTAWFYNIENYISTDATYTYSVRIYHEEATSVKFNLTLKTAENQYKPVFHEREVPPATWVTIEATYMLNSADGAPSDIYIEPQTSGIVFYFDDFVIKDEAGEVVLKTDFEDGTPQGWQGNNSTIEVVYDPAQ